The genome window GTAGACGAACTCCGGGTAGGACGCCCCCTCGAGGTCGGTCGCCGAGGGCGAGGCGGCGGATCTGGGATGCGAGTGGTAGGCACCGATGACCGCCACGCCGGAATCACGCGCTTCGCGAATGGCGGCGAAGTGGTCTTCGGGCTGGATCTGGTAGCGGGTCGGACTGGCCAGCTCATTCCGCGCCGGGAATGTGCGCTCGACGTGCCGGCCCGTGCCGAGCAACAGGCCACAACACTCGCGGGGAGCCTCGGAGCGTGCATGCGCCACGATG of Vicinamibacterales bacterium contains these proteins:
- a CDS encoding M67 family metallopeptidase encodes the protein MSAAALDAIVAHARSEAPRECCGLLLGTGRHVERTFPARNELASPTRYQIQPEDHFAAIREARDSGVAVIGAYHSHPRSAASPSATDLEGASYPEFVYLIVGFPPGTDPEIRAFSLASGNFVALELVRLT